The segment CCTGGCGGCCATCTGCCTAGAGTACGCCGTGACCATCTTTTTCACGGTGACCCCTCTGGTGCGGAGGAGAGTGGTCCTGACCGGGGTCCTGCTTCCCTGGTTGCTGGGACTAGCGGCGTGGATCCCAGTGTACACCGCGCGAGTCATAACGTCTGGCGGCAGCTTCTCGGAGTCTTGCACCAGCGCCAACTGGACCCTGGCCGGTCTCGTGGCCCTCCTGGGCGCGTTCGGGTTTGCACCTTTGACCTTCCTGCTGGTGGCGCTGGTGCTTCTAGTCGTGGCGCACTGCTGCCGCCAACCGGACGAGCGGCTTGCCGTGCGCACCATCATCGCCAGGAGCGAAGGGGTGTACCTGACCCACGAAATGTTCGACACGTTCATCGCCGGACTCATCTCCGTCGTCTTCAGCCTGCCTTTCTTGATAGAGCTGACCTCGCATTTAGAGTGTGACGTGTTCTTGGTGTGCCGGAGCACTGCAGGATACACCACTTTTGTGAGGTGCTGAGAACAGCGGAGTCTGTTTTCTTTCCGCCATCTGGATGCTGGGAGCAGAGTTCAGGCATGGCCTCTTCACCTCCTCGGTCTGCTGTTACAAATATTGTGACATGGATGTAGAAGGACCAGTGACCGTGAGataagttttgctttttttcacaaCCACTCTCCACTCCCCCcaccttaatttttttatataaaaaaccTTATAAGACAATACATTTAAGCTAATTGAAGCTTGGCAAGAGCAATCACAGTGTTTATGAGACAAGGCTCTATACTGATGCACCAAGCTGTGTTATAACTGAAGTATCACATTTGTAAGACAGGTGTGAGTGTGCGAGCACGCGTGCTCTTGAGAAagcgtgcacgtgcatgcagtGGTGTggtttgtaatatatatatgtgcgtgtgagtgggtaaaaaaaaaagatgcgcAATTACACCAACCAGTGTAAATGGTTGCCAGTCCATCTCACCAGGAATTGTTATCAGCAACTCCAGTattctaaagattttttttcacggATCAACAAACATCCGACACGGACTATCAAGCAGCCTATCGCAGGCGTGAAACTAATTTTCAGGAGTTAATTTTCGCGTGGCTTGCGATGGAGGCAAGTGTATGAGTACACCTTCCTTCCCAGCATTCACCGGAAGGCAAGTGTATGAGTACACCTTCCTTCCCAGCATTCACCGGGGCTCTCTCGGATGAACCTAAAGATCTGGAAAGGTTCTGTATAATTCTCGATAATCTGAAAATACCGCCCAGTATCCTTCACCATGACTTGAATGTCGAAGACCTCTGTACTTCAAGCGGAATCTTCATTTGTGA is part of the Pomacea canaliculata isolate SZHN2017 linkage group LG13, ASM307304v1, whole genome shotgun sequence genome and harbors:
- the LOC112554378 gene encoding uncharacterized protein LOC112554378 encodes the protein MGNDTSETDLLAARARQNVVLCILGILFNSVLVAVVCKSPRLRKSAKYQLVVSLSGADILVSSIYLPLDTCMAFNNGTWPFGCPLLFFAYGLQEFVVPTVTALTLAAICLEYAVTIFFTVTPLVRRRVVLTGVLLPWLLGLAAWIPVYTARVITSGGSFSESCTSANWTLAGLVALLGAFGFAPLTFLLVALVLLVVAHCCRQPDERLAVRTIIARSEGVYLTHEMFDTFIAGLISVVFSLPFLIELTSHLECDVFLVCRSTAGYTTFVRC